The Panulirus ornatus isolate Po-2019 chromosome 5, ASM3632096v1, whole genome shotgun sequence genome includes a window with the following:
- the LOC139748720 gene encoding non-selective voltage-gated ion channel VDAC2-like, translating into MAPPVYADLGKSAKDVFGKGYHFGLLKLQCKSKTNTGVEITAGGNNSLESGKVAGNLETKYKVKEHGLTFTEKWNTDNTLNTEVALEDKVAKGLKLVLNTTFAPQTGKKSGVLKSTYKTDALAVNLDSTLDIGGPVVNGAAVFNYKNWLVGYQMSFDTAKSKLTKNNFAVGFTNPDFILHTYANDGAEFGGSLYHKINPELEGAVDLAWSAGSNTTRFSIGCKYALDKDAALRAKVNNSSQVGLGYQQKVRDGITLTLSTLIDGKNFNQGGHKVGLAVELEA; encoded by the exons ATGGCTCCACCTGTGTATGCTGATCTTGGCAAGTCTGCCAAAGATGTTTTTGGCAAGGGTTACCACTTTGGTTTGCTGAAACTTCAGTGCAAGAGCAAAACCAACACTGGAGTGGAGATCACAGCAGGTGGAAACAACTCCTTGGAATCGGGAAAGGTTGCTGGTAATCTCGAGACCAAGTACAAAGTGAAGGAGCATG GTCTGACATTCACCGAGAAGTGGAACACTGATAACACCTTGAATACAGAAGTAGCGTTGGAGGACAAGGTTGCTAAGGGTCTTAAACTCGTTCTCAACACTACCTTTGCCCCACAGACAGGCAAAAAGTCTGGAGTACTCAAATCAACATATAAGACTGATGCTTTGGCTGTCAATCTTGATTCCACGTTGGATATTGGTGGCCCAGTTGTGAatggtgctgctgtgttcaaCTACAAAAATTGGCTCGTTGGTTATCAGATGTCCTTTGATACCGCCAAGTCCAAGCTGACCAAGAATAACTTTGCTGTTGGCTTTACAAACCCAGATTTCATCCTCCATACGTATGCTAATGATGGGGCAGAATTTGGTGGCTCTCTCTACCACAAAATTAACCCTGAATTAGAGGGTGCAGTCGACTTGGCCTGGTCAGCTGGATCCAACACTACACGTTTCTCTATCGGGTGTAAGTATGCTCTGGACAAGGATGCTGCACTACGAGCTAAGGTGAATAACTCCTCTCAGGTCGGCTTGGGTTATCAGCAGAAGGTCCGTGACGGTATTACACTAACTCTCTCCACTCTAATTGACGGGAAGAACTTTAACCAGGGTGGACACAAAGTTGGTTTGGCTGTGGAGCTCGAGGCCTAA